From the genome of Pyxidicoccus trucidator, one region includes:
- a CDS encoding cell wall anchor protein — MILKDFKQSASRFLSSASLFALIGCGQLDAEPTPAPEAGGPSVESNATSQALSTISYRSSSTATGKAITSLSITKPAGSVQGDVLLARITNRNNVAAVATPPAGWTLLRSDQSASQLKSWVFYKVAGSAEPASYAFGIDLASNIAGSISAFSGVDTTNPIDTQSGQKNGLTSAFNTPAITTTSANGVAVWFGSQIWAGSACPASPIVPPTGFTEAFETCLLSTSTGVIFNAAYMDLGAAGAQPAFNGSSPYAETNTAQVVALRPANAPTCTVGDTYSSTYTTVGTVASTAIVEPSGLAASRLTPGVIYVHNEDTTAVVAISTTNASTLGTFNVAGVTPADWEDVATGPCPAGKCIFMGDIGRNSANFPTPPSTFAVYRIPEPNIGAGQTSGSLTAEKFPFQYPDSPKDAETIMVHPTTGDIYVITKSSTGASKVYKFPTPLPAPDTLSTLVFVSNLQLPTTTDPNFSYATSGAIHPCANRFLLRTYRVVYEFRAPTGGAFETAFAATPVTLTDTVEGQGEAIEYEANGASYFTMSESPSPFRLKRVTRQ, encoded by the coding sequence ATGATCTTGAAGGATTTCAAGCAGAGCGCATCGCGCTTCCTCTCTTCGGCCTCGCTGTTCGCCCTCATCGGCTGCGGGCAGCTGGATGCCGAGCCCACGCCGGCTCCGGAGGCGGGCGGGCCTTCCGTCGAGTCCAACGCCACGAGCCAGGCGCTGTCGACCATCAGCTACCGGAGCAGCAGCACCGCCACCGGAAAGGCCATCACCTCCCTGAGCATCACGAAGCCGGCGGGGAGCGTGCAGGGTGACGTGCTGCTGGCGCGCATCACCAACCGGAACAACGTCGCCGCCGTGGCCACGCCGCCCGCGGGCTGGACACTGCTGCGCTCGGACCAGAGTGCCTCGCAGCTCAAGTCCTGGGTCTTCTACAAGGTCGCCGGCAGCGCCGAGCCCGCGAGCTACGCGTTCGGCATCGACCTCGCGAGCAACATCGCGGGCAGCATCTCCGCCTTCTCCGGGGTGGACACCACCAATCCCATCGACACGCAGAGCGGCCAGAAGAACGGGCTCACCTCCGCCTTCAACACGCCCGCCATCACCACCACCTCGGCCAACGGCGTGGCGGTCTGGTTCGGCTCGCAAATCTGGGCCGGCTCGGCCTGCCCGGCCAGCCCCATCGTCCCCCCCACGGGCTTCACGGAGGCGTTCGAGACGTGCCTCCTCTCCACGTCCACGGGCGTCATCTTCAACGCGGCGTACATGGACCTGGGCGCCGCGGGGGCGCAGCCCGCGTTCAACGGCAGCTCTCCCTACGCCGAGACGAACACCGCCCAGGTCGTCGCGCTGCGTCCGGCGAACGCGCCCACCTGCACCGTGGGCGACACGTACTCCAGCACGTACACGACGGTGGGCACCGTGGCGTCCACCGCCATCGTCGAGCCGTCCGGCCTGGCCGCCAGCCGCCTCACGCCGGGCGTCATCTACGTGCACAACGAGGACACCACCGCCGTGGTCGCCATCAGCACCACCAACGCGAGCACGCTGGGCACCTTCAACGTGGCCGGGGTGACGCCCGCGGACTGGGAGGACGTCGCCACCGGCCCGTGCCCCGCCGGGAAGTGCATCTTCATGGGTGACATCGGCCGGAACAGCGCGAACTTCCCCACGCCTCCTTCCACCTTCGCCGTCTACCGCATCCCCGAGCCGAACATCGGCGCCGGCCAGACGAGCGGCAGCCTGACGGCGGAGAAGTTCCCCTTCCAGTACCCGGACTCGCCGAAGGACGCGGAGACCATCATGGTGCACCCCACCACCGGTGACATCTACGTCATCACCAAGTCGAGCACGGGGGCGAGCAAGGTCTACAAGTTCCCCACGCCGCTGCCGGCACCGGACACCCTGTCCACGCTCGTCTTCGTGTCGAACCTCCAGCTGCCCACGACGACGGACCCCAACTTCTCCTACGCGACGTCCGGCGCCATCCACCCCTGCGCCAACCGCTTCCTGCTGCGCACGTACCGCGTCGTCTACGAATTCCGCGCGCCCACGGGCGGCGCCTTCGAGACGGCCTTCGCCGCCACCCCGGTGACGCTGACGGACACCGTGGAAGGTCAGGGTGAGGCGATTGAGTACGAGGCCAACGGCGCCAGCTACTTCACGATGAGCGAGAGCCCCTCGCCCTTCAGGCTGAAGCGCGTCACCCGGCAGTAG
- a CDS encoding FAD-binding oxidoreductase, producing the protein MSSSAPAPGLPADFLRAISEGFPADFLTREPGELQEYGRDWTRVYTPAPSAVALPRSTEEVSRLLALCHQHRVAVVPSGGRTGLAGGAVAARGEVVLSLQRMARLGPVDLLGNTVRVQAGAVTEAVHHHCAGHGLTWPVDFASKGSSTVGGNIATNAGGVKVIRYGLTRQWVLGLQVVTAQGQVLELNGALEKNNTGTDLRQLFIGSEGTLGVITEATLKLTQLPGKLDVFLFAVPDVAAVLRLFRDARQQTAFGISAYEFFTDRCLARLQRHRKLRSPFEASSGCYVLLEAEPRDAAAVEAWLGSLFERGLVTDGTQAQGASQASELWALREGISESLSATGLPHKNDISLPVAGLEDFCAELESVFNARYPGWEICLFGHIGDGNLHVNIMKPDDMEKAEFLARTKQADPTMFELVKKHGGSISAEHGIGLLKKDYLGYSRSPAELELLRALKRAMDPQGILNPGKVIDA; encoded by the coding sequence ATGTCCTCCTCCGCGCCCGCTCCCGGGCTCCCCGCCGACTTCCTCCGAGCCATCTCCGAGGGCTTCCCCGCCGACTTCCTCACCCGGGAGCCCGGCGAGCTGCAGGAGTACGGCCGCGACTGGACGCGCGTGTACACCCCCGCCCCCAGCGCGGTGGCCCTGCCCCGGAGCACCGAGGAGGTGTCCCGGCTGCTGGCGCTGTGCCACCAGCACCGCGTGGCCGTGGTGCCCTCCGGAGGCCGCACGGGGCTGGCGGGCGGCGCGGTGGCGGCCCGGGGGGAGGTGGTGCTGTCGCTCCAGCGAATGGCGCGCCTGGGGCCGGTGGACCTGCTCGGCAACACGGTGCGTGTGCAGGCGGGCGCGGTGACGGAGGCCGTGCACCACCACTGCGCCGGGCATGGCCTCACGTGGCCGGTGGACTTCGCCTCCAAGGGCTCCAGCACGGTGGGCGGCAACATCGCCACCAACGCGGGCGGGGTGAAGGTCATCCGCTACGGCCTCACCCGTCAGTGGGTGCTGGGGCTCCAGGTGGTGACGGCCCAGGGCCAGGTGCTGGAGCTCAACGGCGCGCTGGAGAAGAACAACACCGGCACGGACCTGCGGCAGCTCTTCATCGGCAGCGAGGGCACCCTGGGCGTCATCACCGAGGCCACCCTCAAGCTCACCCAGCTACCGGGGAAGCTGGACGTGTTCCTCTTCGCCGTGCCGGACGTGGCCGCGGTGCTGCGGCTGTTCCGCGACGCACGCCAGCAGACGGCCTTCGGCATCTCCGCCTACGAGTTCTTCACGGACAGGTGCCTGGCGCGCCTGCAGCGCCACCGCAAGCTGCGCTCGCCCTTCGAGGCGTCCAGCGGCTGCTACGTGCTGCTGGAGGCCGAGCCCCGCGATGCGGCGGCGGTGGAGGCGTGGCTCGGCTCCCTGTTCGAGCGCGGGCTGGTGACGGACGGCACCCAGGCCCAGGGCGCGTCCCAGGCGTCGGAGCTGTGGGCGCTGCGCGAGGGCATCAGCGAGAGCCTCTCGGCCACCGGCCTGCCCCACAAGAACGACATCTCCCTGCCCGTGGCGGGGCTGGAGGACTTCTGCGCGGAGCTGGAGTCCGTCTTCAACGCGCGCTACCCGGGCTGGGAAATCTGCCTCTTCGGCCACATCGGCGACGGCAACCTGCACGTCAACATCATGAAGCCGGACGACATGGAGAAGGCCGAGTTCCTCGCCCGGACGAAGCAGGCCGACCCCACCATGTTCGAGCTGGTGAAGAAGCACGGCGGCAGCATCTCCGCCGAGCACGGCATCGGTCTGCTCAAGAAGGACTACCTCGGCTACTCGCGCTCGCCGGCGGAGCTGGAGCTGCTACGCGCGCTCAAGCGGGCGATGGACCCCCAGGGCATCCTCAACCCCGGGAAGGTCATCGACGCGTGA